Proteins encoded together in one Miscanthus floridulus cultivar M001 chromosome 16, ASM1932011v1, whole genome shotgun sequence window:
- the LOC136514164 gene encoding LOB domain-containing protein 12-like, producing MGGGSPCASCKLLRRRCTKDCIFAPFFPADDPHKFAIVHKVFGASNVSKMLQELPVQQRGDAVSSLVYEANARMRDPVYGCVGAISFLQNQVSQLQMQLAVAQAEILCIQMQRRDDVDGGGPDVDVVVPPPSSLVAAAAGSADHHHHHMTMAMRQQAMMATDVDMDAFLMQNAAAAGAIPPQLMGMGYGGAASVGAMGETTALKRESLWT from the exons ATGGGCGGTGGGTCGCCGTGCGCGTCGTGCAAGCTGCTCCGGCGGCGGTGCACCAAGGACTGCATCTTCGCGCCATTCTTCCCGGCCGACGACCCCCACAAGTTCGCCATCGTCCACAAGGTCTTCGGTGCCAGCAACGTCTCCAAGATGCTCCAG GAGCTCCCGGTGCAGCAGCGCGGCGACGCGGTGAGCAGCCTGGTGTACGAGGCGAACGCGCGGATGCGGGACCCCGTCTACGGCTGCGTCGGGGCCATCTCCTTCCTGCAGAACCAGGTGTCGCAGCTGCAGATGCAGCTGGCCGTCGCGCAGGCCGAGATCCTCTGCATCCAGATGCAGCGCCGGGACGACGTCGACGGAGGCGGCCCGGACGTCGACGTGGTGgtcccgccgccgtcgtcgctggtcgcggcggcggccggcagcgccgaccaccaccaccaccacatgacGATGGCGATGCGGCAGCAGGCGATGATGGCCACCGACGTCGACATGGACGCCTTCCTCATGcagaacgccgccgccgccggagccatCCCGCCTCAGCTCATGGGCATGGGCTACGGCGGCGCCGCATCGGTGGGCGCCATGGGAGAGACGACGGCACTCAAGAGGGAGTCCCTGTGGACGTAG